In a single window of the Mesorhizobium shangrilense genome:
- a CDS encoding adenylate/guanylate cyclase domain-containing protein, translated as MHLGPLEVGGAAARACAWPGSAMTVQRRLAAILACDVVGYSRLTERDERGTLERLKAYRKELFEPLVCEHEGRIVKLAGDGVLCEFASVVNAVTCALAIQQVLAEREADRSDDERIRLRIGINLGDVICEEDGDLYGDGVNIAARLESIAEPGAIIVSGTAYDHLQGKLDCGFTPLGDLRLRNIERPVRAYRIGAGAATSVAAAFPLPEKPSIAVLPFTNMSGDPEQEYFADGLVEDIITALSRVKSFFVIARNSSFTYKGRAVDVRQVARELGVRYVLEGSIRKAGSRVRIVGQLVDAISGHHVWADRFDGDVSDIFDLQDKVTESVVGAVEPSIRLEEIKQARTKPTDYMSAYDLYLRALPRFYSMTREGFADVRRLTNEALSIDPGFTLARALGAYIRSLSVSQCWHEPDDVRVAVRMAREALAEARDDPTSLRFAAQVIAYSARDYETALGVIDRSLLLNPNSAQGYTGSGWVNAHASRPLVAIEHFHRAMRLSPVDPEKGIALSGIGMSYLMLERYEEALAWGERALREMPNYGSSHRVVIMALVRLDRLDEARAAARRLMDAFPTYSLGLQRQINPWRDQVFAERYVTALGIAGVPESDATIAPASAGASG; from the coding sequence ATGCACCTGGGACCTCTGGAGGTTGGCGGGGCTGCGGCGCGGGCATGCGCCTGGCCGGGCAGCGCAATGACCGTGCAGCGCCGCCTGGCGGCGATCCTGGCCTGCGACGTCGTCGGCTATTCGCGCCTGACTGAGCGCGACGAGCGCGGCACCCTTGAGCGGCTGAAGGCCTACCGCAAGGAGCTCTTCGAACCGCTCGTCTGCGAGCACGAAGGTCGCATCGTGAAGCTCGCCGGCGACGGCGTGCTGTGCGAGTTCGCAAGCGTCGTCAATGCGGTCACCTGCGCGCTGGCGATCCAGCAGGTCCTCGCCGAGCGCGAGGCTGACAGGTCCGACGACGAGCGGATCCGGCTGCGCATCGGCATCAATCTCGGCGACGTGATCTGCGAGGAGGACGGCGACCTCTATGGCGACGGCGTCAACATCGCCGCCCGCCTCGAGAGCATCGCCGAACCCGGCGCCATCATCGTCTCCGGCACGGCCTACGACCATCTTCAGGGCAAGCTCGACTGCGGCTTCACGCCGCTCGGCGACCTGCGCCTCAGGAACATCGAGCGGCCGGTGCGCGCCTATCGGATCGGCGCGGGAGCCGCCACCTCGGTCGCTGCGGCGTTTCCGCTTCCCGAGAAGCCGTCGATCGCCGTCCTGCCCTTCACCAACATGAGCGGCGACCCCGAGCAGGAGTATTTCGCCGACGGCCTGGTCGAGGACATCATCACCGCCCTGAGCCGGGTGAAGTCGTTCTTCGTGATCGCCCGCAACTCGTCCTTCACCTACAAGGGCCGGGCGGTGGACGTGCGCCAGGTGGCGCGCGAGCTCGGCGTCCGCTACGTGCTGGAAGGCAGCATCCGCAAGGCCGGATCGCGCGTGCGCATCGTCGGCCAGCTGGTCGACGCGATCAGCGGACATCATGTCTGGGCCGACCGCTTCGACGGCGACGTCAGCGACATCTTCGACCTGCAGGACAAGGTGACCGAAAGCGTCGTCGGCGCGGTCGAGCCGAGCATCCGGCTGGAGGAAATCAAGCAGGCGCGCACCAAGCCGACCGACTACATGAGCGCCTACGACCTCTACCTGCGCGCGCTGCCACGCTTCTACAGCATGACGCGCGAGGGCTTTGCCGACGTGCGCCGGCTTACCAACGAGGCGCTGAGCATCGACCCCGGCTTCACCCTGGCGAGGGCGCTGGGCGCCTATATCCGCAGCCTGTCGGTCAGCCAGTGCTGGCATGAGCCCGACGATGTCCGCGTCGCAGTGCGCATGGCGCGCGAGGCGCTGGCGGAAGCGCGCGACGATCCGACCAGCCTGCGCTTTGCCGCCCAGGTGATCGCCTACAGCGCCCGCGACTACGAAACGGCGCTGGGCGTCATCGATCGGTCGCTGTTGCTCAACCCCAATTCGGCGCAGGGCTACACGGGCAGCGGCTGGGTGAACGCCCACGCCAGCCGGCCCCTCGTCGCGATCGAGCACTTCCACAGGGCGATGCGGCTGAGCCCCGTCGACCCAGAGAAGGGCATTGCGCTGTCCGGCATCGGCATGAGCTACCTGATGCTCGAGCGCTACGAGGAAGCGCTGGCATGGGGCGAACGCGCCTTGCGCGAGATGCCCAACTACGGCTCCTCGCACCGGGTGGTGATCATGGCGCTGGTCCGGCTCGACCGGCTGGATGAGGCGCGGGCGGCGGCGCGCCGGTTGATGGACGCGTTCCCCACCTACTCGCTCGGCCTGCAGAGGCAGATCAACCCGTGGCGGGACCAGGTGTTCGCCGAGCGCTACGTCACCGCTCTTGGCATCGCCGGCGTGCCGGAATCAGATGCAACGATCGCGCCGGCAAGCGCCGGCGCGAGCGGCTAG
- a CDS encoding aspartate aminotransferase family protein, with protein sequence MSGGVNSNFRLNISPTPLVFERGVGPYLHDIDGNRLIDYYLGMGPMILGHNPKALADAVKAQIENGILFAGQTEVEAEAARLVCEMVPSAERMRFGSSGSEVDQAALRLARAATGRQKVIKFEGHYHGWFDNVLWSTAPAPDAAGPYDAPNPVAGSKGQLADTADTLVVLPWNDLDLLVKRLAVGDIAAVIMEAAMCNAGAVHPAAGYLEGVREACTRHGAILIFDEVITGFRLAPGGAQERFGVKPDLSTFGKAIANGFPVAAIAGRADLLDLFSTGGVVHGGTYNSQPIAMAATVATLKSLQPSLYAAIDRTGTRLMTGMREIFAREGVKAVVEGFPQVFHVALGLEEPARNYRDLARMNRPAYVALTTALLRRGVRALERGAWFMSIEHSDAVIDQTLDAFEGAVRQIKADGVV encoded by the coding sequence ATGTCCGGCGGCGTCAACAGCAACTTCCGCCTGAACATCTCTCCCACGCCGCTCGTCTTCGAACGCGGCGTGGGTCCATATCTCCACGACATCGACGGCAACAGGCTGATCGACTACTACCTCGGCATGGGACCGATGATCCTCGGGCACAATCCCAAGGCCCTGGCGGACGCGGTGAAGGCTCAGATCGAGAACGGCATCCTCTTTGCCGGGCAGACCGAGGTTGAGGCTGAGGCCGCGCGCCTCGTGTGCGAGATGGTGCCCTCGGCCGAGCGCATGCGCTTCGGCAGTTCGGGGTCGGAAGTCGACCAGGCCGCGCTGCGGCTGGCGCGGGCCGCGACAGGCCGGCAGAAAGTCATCAAGTTCGAGGGCCACTACCATGGCTGGTTCGACAACGTGCTCTGGTCGACGGCGCCGGCGCCTGATGCGGCGGGGCCCTATGATGCGCCCAACCCGGTCGCCGGCAGCAAGGGACAACTCGCCGATACGGCCGACACCCTCGTCGTCCTGCCATGGAACGACCTGGATCTCCTGGTCAAACGGCTGGCCGTCGGCGACATCGCGGCGGTCATCATGGAAGCCGCCATGTGCAACGCCGGCGCGGTGCATCCGGCGGCGGGCTACCTCGAAGGCGTCCGCGAGGCCTGCACCCGCCACGGCGCGATCCTGATCTTCGACGAGGTCATCACCGGCTTCCGCCTCGCCCCCGGCGGCGCTCAGGAGCGTTTCGGCGTGAAGCCCGACCTTTCGACCTTCGGCAAGGCCATCGCCAACGGCTTCCCGGTCGCCGCAATCGCCGGGCGCGCCGACTTGCTGGACCTGTTCTCGACCGGCGGCGTCGTGCACGGCGGCACCTACAACTCGCAGCCGATCGCCATGGCCGCGACCGTCGCCACGCTCAAGTCGCTGCAGCCCTCGCTCTATGCGGCGATCGACAGGACCGGGACGCGCCTGATGACCGGCATGCGTGAAATTTTCGCGCGGGAAGGCGTCAAGGCGGTGGTGGAAGGCTTTCCGCAGGTCTTCCATGTTGCGCTTGGCCTTGAAGAGCCGGCGCGCAACTACCGCGATCTGGCGCGCATGAACCGCCCTGCTTATGTCGCCCTCACCACGGCGCTGCTGCGCCGCGGCGTGCGCGCGCTGGAGCGCGGCGCGTGGTTCATGTCGATCGAGCACAGCGATGCCGTGATCGATCAGACGCTCGACGCGTTCGAAGGCGCCGTCCGCCAGATCAAGGCCGACGGCGTGGTCTGA
- a CDS encoding RidA family protein, which yields MKIEYPGDPDTPRSHLPFSPATRVGNLIFVSGQASVDATGKIVSDSFEGEVRRSIENLRKVLESAGSDLAHVVQTRNYVRDDSDVAEFNRIYTEYFQAPYPARTTLTRCLGGLLYEIDCIAVLKDTAD from the coding sequence ATGAAGATCGAATATCCGGGTGATCCCGACACGCCCCGCTCCCACCTGCCCTTCAGCCCCGCCACGCGCGTGGGCAACCTGATCTTCGTGTCCGGCCAGGCATCCGTCGACGCCACCGGCAAGATCGTTTCCGACAGCTTCGAGGGTGAAGTCCGCCGCTCGATCGAGAACCTGCGCAAGGTGCTGGAGTCGGCCGGCAGCGATCTCGCCCATGTGGTGCAGACGAGGAACTACGTCCGCGACGACAGCGACGTCGCGGAGTTCAACCGCATCTATACCGAGTACTTCCAGGCTCCCTATCCCGCACGCACCACCCTGACCCGCTGCCTGGGCGGATTGCTCTACGAGATCGACTGCATTGCGGTCCTCAAGGACACCGCGGACTGA
- a CDS encoding M81 family metallopeptidase, producing the protein MKKPRILLASIFHETHSFVAGATSFDEFAIKRGGDILKKKGDSSTICGFLEVADAEGWEVIPVSDFVAMPSATIDHAVFEQFCAELEAGLKTALANGGLDGIWLSLHGAMVTAQSVDPEGDLLALIRAVPGAEKLPVFAVFDLHANFTAKMAQHASGLVGYRENPHIDSRDSAMLAARLLARSLKEGVAPRIFSRNAPVIWAPPGTGTADRPMRDLAALARRIEAENPDVWSVSVVGGYAFSDVPDAGVAFCVVTTGPEGDAQKALDELERLAIELREMGQPEEWDLDEALSEIKGKSGGPYAVVEPSDNIGGGAPGDDTAVLRGFLRHGFSNAAVVIADQDAVAALADARPGERRRLSIGGKGSPLGAGPLGAGPLDAEVEFVSRSNGAFTLEDRNSHMVASRGIHIEMGPSAVVRIEGVTVLLTSLKTPPNDLGQLRSQGIVPENLFAIGVKAAVAHRRVYDPITAGSYTVKTPGPCTSALTTLPYRRLRQPVFPISA; encoded by the coding sequence ATGAAAAAGCCACGCATCCTTCTCGCCTCCATCTTCCACGAGACCCACAGCTTCGTCGCGGGCGCCACCTCGTTCGACGAATTCGCCATCAAGAGAGGCGGCGACATCCTCAAGAAGAAGGGCGACAGCTCGACGATCTGCGGCTTCCTGGAGGTAGCCGACGCCGAGGGCTGGGAGGTGATCCCGGTCTCCGACTTCGTGGCCATGCCCTCCGCCACCATCGACCATGCCGTGTTCGAGCAGTTCTGCGCGGAGCTGGAGGCGGGCCTGAAGACGGCGCTTGCCAACGGCGGCCTCGACGGCATCTGGCTCTCCCTCCACGGGGCGATGGTCACCGCCCAATCCGTGGATCCCGAAGGCGACCTGCTCGCGCTGATACGCGCCGTGCCAGGCGCGGAAAAGCTGCCCGTGTTCGCCGTATTCGACCTGCATGCGAACTTCACTGCCAAGATGGCGCAGCACGCCAGCGGCCTCGTCGGCTATCGCGAGAATCCGCACATCGATTCCAGGGATTCCGCGATGCTCGCAGCCCGGCTGCTGGCCCGCTCGCTCAAGGAAGGCGTCGCCCCGAGGATATTCTCCCGCAACGCCCCCGTCATATGGGCGCCTCCCGGGACCGGCACGGCGGACCGGCCGATGCGCGACCTCGCGGCTCTGGCGCGCCGGATAGAGGCTGAGAACCCCGATGTCTGGTCCGTCAGCGTGGTTGGCGGCTATGCCTTCTCCGACGTTCCCGATGCGGGCGTGGCGTTCTGTGTCGTAACAACGGGTCCAGAGGGGGACGCCCAAAAGGCCCTCGACGAACTGGAGCGGCTGGCGATCGAGCTTCGCGAAATGGGCCAGCCGGAAGAATGGGACCTCGACGAGGCCCTGTCTGAGATCAAGGGAAAGAGCGGCGGCCCCTATGCCGTTGTCGAGCCCTCCGACAACATCGGCGGCGGCGCGCCGGGCGACGACACGGCGGTGCTGCGCGGTTTTCTCAGGCACGGCTTCTCGAACGCCGCAGTGGTGATTGCCGACCAAGACGCAGTGGCGGCGCTGGCCGATGCCCGGCCGGGCGAGCGACGCAGGCTGAGCATCGGCGGCAAGGGCAGCCCGCTGGGCGCCGGTCCGCTGGGCGCCGGTCCGCTCGACGCCGAGGTCGAGTTCGTCAGCCGCAGCAACGGCGCCTTTACGCTAGAGGACCGCAACAGCCACATGGTCGCCTCGCGCGGCATCCACATCGAGATGGGGCCCTCGGCGGTTGTCAGGATTGAGGGCGTCACCGTGCTGCTGACCAGCCTGAAGACGCCACCGAACGATCTTGGCCAGCTGCGCTCCCAGGGCATCGTGCCGGAAAACCTGTTCGCCATCGGCGTCAAGGCGGCGGTGGCCCACCGGCGCGTCTACGACCCGATCACCGCAGGCAGCTACACCGTCAAGACGCCCGGCCCCTGCACCAGCGCCTTGACCACTCTCCCCTATCGCCGGCTCCGCCAGCCTGTTTTCCCAATCAGCGCCTGA
- a CDS encoding IclR family transcriptional regulator: MPVKKVASPLRQGSTDRAPEARIQSIGRAKALLDAMAHGAWVSLRDLAAATGLAKTTAFNLVTALVDVGLAEHDGAAGAYRLSLQHIVYGKAVERRLDIAAVARLHLMRLCVTTCETVNLAIPGPTDAVIVESLEGSHTLRASSYSGTRASYHSTACGRALFAYQPVEFRQAIYRLGQLRPTTDRTVTDPLQLEDLLARCRDTGWTTEYEENEIGAACVAAPIFGPNGDAIASVSVAGSAARFDPDTMARTGKLLVSHLAEITADLKKAAGPIPVNSIGSAQ; the protein is encoded by the coding sequence ATGCCCGTAAAGAAGGTCGCATCGCCGCTACGGCAAGGCAGTACGGACCGGGCTCCAGAAGCCCGCATCCAATCGATCGGGCGCGCCAAGGCTCTGCTCGACGCCATGGCGCATGGCGCCTGGGTCTCGCTGCGTGATCTCGCCGCGGCGACCGGGCTGGCAAAGACGACGGCCTTCAATCTGGTGACCGCGCTCGTCGACGTCGGGCTTGCCGAGCATGATGGCGCGGCCGGCGCCTATCGGCTCAGCCTGCAGCACATTGTTTACGGCAAGGCGGTGGAGCGGCGTCTCGACATCGCGGCGGTCGCCAGGCTGCATCTCATGCGCCTCTGCGTGACCACCTGCGAGACGGTGAACCTCGCCATACCCGGCCCGACCGACGCGGTGATCGTGGAGAGCCTGGAAGGCAGCCACACGCTGCGGGCCTCCTCCTACTCCGGAACGCGTGCGTCCTATCATTCCACCGCCTGCGGCCGGGCGCTCTTCGCATACCAGCCGGTCGAATTCCGCCAGGCGATCTACAGGCTGGGGCAGCTGCGCCCAACCACCGATCGCACCGTCACCGATCCGCTGCAACTCGAAGACCTGCTCGCGCGCTGTCGGGATACGGGGTGGACGACCGAGTATGAGGAGAACGAAATCGGCGCCGCCTGCGTCGCGGCGCCGATCTTCGGGCCGAACGGAGACGCCATCGCATCCGTCAGCGTCGCCGGGTCGGCGGCGCGCTTCGATCCCGACACCATGGCGCGGACAGGCAAGCTTCTCGTCTCTCACCTCGCCGAGATCACCGCGGACCTCAAGAAGGCCGCCGGCCCCATTCCAGTCAACAGCATCGGCAGCGCTCAATGA